Proteins co-encoded in one Setaria viridis chromosome 9, Setaria_viridis_v4.0, whole genome shotgun sequence genomic window:
- the LOC140221156 gene encoding uncharacterized protein yields MVSQRGIEANPVKVDAIRNMVKPANKEDVMKLTSMMVTLNRFISKLNEKGLPFFELLKKADKFEWDVNSQVVKWSAELSEFDLDFCPRQGIKSQILADFMAEWIEILKPSSLERPEHWTMYFDGALNLEGASTGVLFICPKGEQLRYILQIHYKATNNGTEYEALIHDLRIDVSLGIKHILAYGDSKVVIEQVNKNWDCIKETMDAYYGEIQKLDAYFDGLEFHHVPREHNVIADILSKLGSKHAQVPVGVFIQDLWKPSIKILDPDQVNNSAEAPLDLAPTDFMMIEA; encoded by the exons atggtcagccagcgtggcatcgaagccaatcccgTCAAGGTTGATGCAATCAGAAACATGGTGAAGCCAGCTAACAAGGAAGACGTCATGAAGCTTACTAGCATGATGGTAACCCTCAAtcgcttcatcagcaaactcaATGAAAAGGGTCTGCCATTCttcgagctactcaaaaaggcGGACAAGTTCGAGTG GGATGTCAACAGTcaagttgtcaagtggtctgcAGAGCTTAGCGAGTTCGACCTCGATTTCTGCCCACGTCAAGGGATCAAGTCGCAGATCCTGGccgacttcatggctgagtggATAGAGATCCTGAAGCCGTCCTCCCTAGAGAGGCCGGAACATTGGACAATGTACTTTGATGGCGCCCTTAATCTCGAAGGAGCCAGCACGGGGGTACTCTTCATATGTCCCAAAGGCGAGCAACTCAGGTACATTCTCcaaatccactacaaggccaccaacaatggcaCCGAGTACGAGGCTCTCATCCACGACCTCCGCATTGATGTCTCCCTTGGGATCAAGCATATCCTTGCTTACGGTGACTCCAAGGTCGTCATCGAGcaggtcaacaagaactgggactgcaTCAAGGAAACCATGGATGCGTACTATGGGGAAATCCAAAAACTTGATGCCTACTTtgatggtcttgagttccaccatgtccctAGGGAACACAACGTCATCGCCGACATCCTGTCCAAGCTGGGCTCCAAGCATGCACAAGTCCCGGTCGGTGTCTTCATCCAAGATCTCTGGAAACCTTCCATCAAGATTCTGGACCCTGACCAGGTCAACAACAGCGCTGAGGCTCCGCTTGACCTAGCTCCCACTGActtcatgatgattgaggcttAA